A part of Haloarchaeobius sp. HME9146 genomic DNA contains:
- a CDS encoding ABC transporter ATP-binding protein has product MSTKEASTTTAEPTDTVALRTEELTKAFGELYANEDVSLAIPEGELRAIIGPNGAGKTTFFNQVMGVLEPTSGSVELYGEDITGLPEHRRAHVGIARSFQSNQLFTDATVLENVRIVVQTAEAGEFSLDLLGRGQSVGLKRARSLLRRLGLDHVADTTAKNLSHGDQRLLGIAMALATDPDVLLLDEPTSGMSPSATTETAELIQDIHEEFDLTMLLIEHDMDVVLSISDRVTVLNRGEELATGTPAEVQENQAVQDAYLGGVREEL; this is encoded by the coding sequence ATGAGTACCAAAGAAGCATCCACGACCACCGCCGAACCGACAGACACCGTCGCCTTGCGGACCGAAGAACTGACCAAGGCGTTCGGGGAGCTGTACGCCAACGAGGACGTCTCGTTGGCCATCCCCGAGGGCGAACTGCGCGCCATCATCGGTCCCAACGGGGCCGGGAAGACGACCTTCTTCAACCAGGTCATGGGCGTGCTCGAACCGACGAGCGGGTCGGTGGAGCTCTACGGCGAGGACATCACGGGCCTCCCCGAGCACCGCCGCGCCCACGTCGGCATCGCCCGGTCGTTCCAGTCGAACCAGCTGTTCACCGACGCGACCGTGCTGGAGAACGTCCGCATCGTCGTGCAGACGGCGGAGGCGGGCGAGTTCAGCCTCGACCTGCTCGGACGGGGCCAGTCGGTCGGCCTGAAACGGGCCCGGTCGCTCCTGCGTCGCCTCGGCCTGGACCACGTCGCGGACACCACGGCGAAGAACCTGAGTCACGGCGACCAGCGCCTGCTCGGCATCGCCATGGCGCTCGCGACCGACCCCGACGTGTTGTTGCTGGACGAGCCCACCTCGGGCATGAGTCCCAGCGCGACCACCGAGACCGCCGAGCTCATCCAGGACATCCACGAGGAGTTCGACCTGACGATGCTGCTCATCGAACACGACATGGACGTCGTCCTCTCCATCAGCGACCGGGTCACCGTGTTGAACCGCGGCGAGGAGCTCGCGACCGGCACGCCCGCAGAGGTCCAGGAGAACCAGGCCGTCCAGGACGCCTACCTCGGCGGCGTCAGGGAGGAACTATGA
- a CDS encoding helix-turn-helix domain-containing protein: MASEGGARERDRNDDGQFSDRIPLEAALDVFEEQDDRARPLTASDVLEELDCSRRTVHNKLNELVERGDLETRKVGARGRVWWRPLRVDAVDEPLETSTRARGQDSIAEQPAADDPLAEYPPAVQRAVEDVDIPGTGSTAKARQDAVLAAYDYLTENPSAKKGDFLQDVFPEHPAEFQTADGWWNAIQPALKQLPGVDPPEERGHIWHFLGG; encoded by the coding sequence ATGGCATCCGAGGGTGGCGCGCGGGAGCGGGACCGGAACGACGACGGCCAGTTCTCCGACCGCATCCCGCTCGAAGCCGCACTCGACGTGTTCGAGGAACAGGACGATCGGGCGCGCCCGCTCACGGCGAGCGACGTACTCGAAGAGCTGGACTGCTCGCGCCGGACCGTCCACAACAAGCTCAACGAACTCGTCGAGCGCGGCGACCTCGAAACGCGAAAGGTCGGTGCACGGGGGCGGGTCTGGTGGCGGCCGCTTCGGGTCGACGCTGTCGACGAGCCCCTCGAAACGAGCACGCGTGCACGCGGACAAGACTCTATAGCGGAACAGCCCGCCGCCGACGACCCGCTGGCGGAGTACCCCCCAGCGGTCCAGCGCGCGGTCGAGGACGTCGACATTCCCGGAACGGGGAGCACCGCGAAGGCACGACAGGACGCGGTGCTGGCCGCCTACGACTATCTCACGGAGAACCCGAGCGCGAAGAAGGGCGATTTCCTCCAGGACGTCTTCCCCGAACACCCGGCCGAGTTCCAGACCGCGGACGGCTGGTGGAACGCCATCCAGCCGGCGCTCAAGCAACTTCCGGGCGTCGACCCGCCGGAAGAGCGCGGGCACATCTGGCACTTCCTCGGGGGATGA
- a CDS encoding branched-chain amino acid ABC transporter permease, which yields MTETPQSGVVERLREEALASPRLAATAAVLAVLLGIAFVTNPGLFVDQAISGLVYGMILVLIALGLSLILGLMNVVNFAHGALFMLGAYLAYQLVAVMNLPFFAALIVAPLLVGVVGAAIELLALRRLYGQEPIVGLLATFGLTLMLQEWIRYQWGSTPLSMEIPASLSTTTNLGVTSVSTFRLFTVAVSTVAIVFVYYLVTNTDFGLTVRAGVQDAEMTEILGANLPIRFTATFILGASIAGLGGVLRGAEVGLQPDMGISFIIMTFIVVVVGGVGSIFGSVVAGLLIGWAILLTKPVLKGLSEVTQPVVQPVVDAAGLGMTIGPEWLVIPSVGGLVPFVVMIVVLLARPRGLFGTEGFLE from the coding sequence ATGACCGAAACACCACAATCAGGTGTCGTCGAACGTCTCAGGGAGGAGGCACTCGCCTCGCCCCGGCTCGCCGCGACAGCGGCCGTGCTGGCGGTCCTCCTCGGAATCGCGTTCGTGACCAACCCCGGCCTGTTCGTCGACCAGGCCATCAGCGGCCTCGTCTACGGGATGATACTGGTCCTCATCGCGCTGGGCCTGTCGCTCATCCTCGGACTGATGAACGTCGTGAACTTCGCCCACGGGGCGCTGTTCATGCTGGGGGCGTACCTCGCCTACCAGCTCGTCGCCGTGATGAACCTCCCGTTCTTCGCGGCGCTAATCGTCGCCCCGCTGCTCGTCGGCGTCGTCGGCGCGGCTATCGAACTGCTCGCGCTGCGTCGGCTGTACGGCCAGGAACCCATCGTCGGCCTGCTGGCGACGTTCGGGCTCACCCTGATGCTCCAGGAGTGGATCCGCTACCAGTGGGGGTCGACCCCGCTGTCGATGGAGATTCCGGCGTCGCTCTCGACGACGACGAACCTGGGCGTCACGAGCGTCAGCACGTTCCGGCTGTTCACCGTGGCGGTGTCGACGGTCGCCATCGTGTTCGTCTACTACCTCGTGACGAACACCGACTTCGGGCTGACCGTCCGGGCGGGCGTCCAGGACGCCGAGATGACCGAGATACTCGGCGCGAACCTGCCCATCCGGTTCACCGCGACGTTCATCCTCGGGGCCAGCATCGCCGGCCTCGGCGGTGTCCTCCGCGGGGCGGAGGTCGGCCTCCAGCCGGACATGGGCATCTCCTTCATCATCATGACGTTCATCGTCGTGGTGGTCGGCGGCGTCGGCTCCATCTTCGGGAGCGTCGTCGCCGGGTTGCTCATCGGGTGGGCCATCTTGCTCACCAAGCCCGTCCTCAAGGGCCTTAGTGAGGTGACCCAGCCCGTCGTCCAGCCGGTCGTCGATGCGGCCGGCCTCGGCATGACCATCGGGCCCGAGTGGCTCGTCATCCCGAGCGTCGGCGGGCTCGTCCCGTTCGTCGTGATGATCGTCGTATTGCTCGCCAGACCGCGCGGCCTGTTCGGCACGGAGGGGTTCCTCGAATGA
- a CDS encoding Nramp family divalent metal transporter, with translation MAMEREQEAVDAAVDEEPEVYASPEEGREYRASAYAPTAYDNLEVAPEDEEHPDPGEGDSYRLVDLPRVPKLTHVLGPSAIMLGASLGSGETIFWPLLVAQNGWSIYWAFWVGVLTHFVINTEIQRWTLATGESIFRAFERVHRGWPILFLILGFVSFGWPGWAATAAKVGATGLGIESTFTLFGYDFLGWKAYGILLMLLIWGSYQLTPLMYNVVERVTAVLVASSVLCAMGLFVLVGDPGELTNIPLGAVSIGTLPADEDVAVFLGGLAYAGAGGYLNLSQSLWVREKGYGMGRYQGRVLNPIVGDEPEIIHRDGFSFEATVENMRRWRGWWRLAQLEHLVTFVLGVLVTATAMMAIAATYVTATDAGGVEMWLTGVAPNLPPLAGALLYGVLFLALFTTEYAIVESVVRNSADVIYESVGRERGWSLPRIFWYLLTAFAGWGILILTLPIPIEQPFGLLLTAAAMSGAMMWPYTALTLLINTRRLPEHTQPGWPRIIAMWWATAFFGYFSVLLVGNTFEQLLGLSVFRVTIGVTGSAPGGLALFVVLAITQVYVMSASAKAKWRAEETVENAGEADGLFS, from the coding sequence ATGGCGATGGAACGTGAGCAAGAGGCTGTAGATGCGGCCGTCGACGAGGAGCCGGAGGTGTACGCATCGCCGGAGGAGGGCCGCGAGTACCGGGCCTCCGCGTACGCCCCGACCGCGTACGACAATCTCGAGGTCGCCCCCGAAGACGAGGAACACCCGGACCCGGGTGAGGGCGACTCGTATCGGCTCGTGGACCTGCCTCGCGTCCCGAAGCTGACCCACGTCCTCGGCCCGAGTGCCATCATGCTCGGGGCCTCGCTCGGGAGCGGGGAGACCATCTTCTGGCCCCTGCTCGTCGCCCAGAACGGCTGGAGCATCTACTGGGCGTTCTGGGTCGGCGTCCTCACGCACTTCGTCATCAACACCGAGATACAGCGCTGGACGCTCGCGACCGGCGAGAGTATCTTCCGGGCGTTCGAGCGCGTCCACCGGGGCTGGCCCATCCTCTTCCTGATACTCGGGTTCGTCAGCTTCGGCTGGCCGGGGTGGGCGGCGACGGCCGCGAAGGTCGGGGCGACCGGCCTCGGTATCGAATCCACGTTCACGCTGTTCGGCTACGACTTCCTCGGCTGGAAGGCCTACGGCATCCTGTTGATGCTGCTCATCTGGGGCTCCTACCAGCTCACACCGCTGATGTACAACGTGGTCGAACGCGTCACCGCGGTCCTCGTCGCCTCGTCGGTCCTGTGCGCGATGGGCCTGTTCGTCCTGGTCGGCGACCCGGGCGAACTCACGAACATCCCGCTCGGCGCGGTGAGCATCGGGACGCTCCCGGCCGACGAGGACGTCGCGGTGTTCCTCGGCGGCCTCGCGTACGCGGGCGCAGGCGGCTATCTCAACCTCTCCCAGTCGCTGTGGGTCCGCGAGAAGGGGTACGGTATGGGCCGCTACCAGGGCCGCGTGCTCAACCCCATCGTCGGCGACGAACCGGAAATAATCCACCGCGACGGCTTCTCCTTCGAGGCGACCGTCGAGAACATGCGCCGGTGGCGCGGCTGGTGGCGACTCGCCCAACTCGAACACCTCGTGACGTTCGTCCTCGGCGTGCTGGTGACCGCGACGGCGATGATGGCCATCGCGGCGACCTACGTGACGGCGACGGACGCCGGCGGCGTGGAGATGTGGCTCACCGGTGTCGCACCGAACCTCCCACCGCTGGCGGGGGCGCTCCTGTACGGCGTCCTCTTCCTCGCCCTGTTCACGACGGAGTACGCCATCGTGGAGTCCGTCGTCCGCAACAGCGCCGACGTCATCTACGAGTCGGTCGGTCGGGAACGCGGCTGGAGCCTCCCGCGCATCTTCTGGTACCTGCTCACCGCGTTCGCCGGCTGGGGCATCCTCATCCTCACGCTCCCGATCCCCATCGAACAGCCGTTCGGCCTGCTGCTGACGGCGGCTGCGATGTCCGGGGCGATGATGTGGCCGTACACCGCGCTCACGCTGCTCATCAACACCCGGCGACTGCCCGAACACACCCAGCCGGGCTGGCCGCGCATCATCGCGATGTGGTGGGCGACCGCCTTCTTCGGGTACTTCTCGGTGCTGCTCGTGGGCAACACCTTCGAGCAGTTGCTCGGCCTCTCGGTGTTCCGGGTGACCATCGGCGTGACCGGCAGTGCCCCCGGCGGGCTGGCGCTGTTCGTCGTGCTCGCCATCACCCAGGTGTACGTGATGTCGGCGTCGGCCAAGGCGAAGTGGCGCGCCGAGGAGACCGTCGAGAACGCCGGGGAGGCGGACGGGCTGTTCTCGTGA
- a CDS encoding MmgE/PrpD family protein, with protein sequence MVETQTFAEFVPAVEYDALPDDVVDELKKRVLDSLGIAVAALDAETTDTVFSTVTEYGRDGPCRLWGHRARASPDEATMHNTSLVRYLDFMDSFLAPGETPHPSDNIAAAIACTEDAAGTGKDLLEAIGVAYEVQGELAWNAPVRDRGWDHVTHTVISSACAAGKAYGLDPDQLLNAIGIAGTAHNALRVTRTGGINEWKGVASANAARNAVYATRLARHGMDGPTNLFEGQKGWQQVISGDFEVDLDPGCPRVFDTMTKRYVAETYAQSAVEGIIQLAESEDIDPAQVERIHLDTFAGAKLIIGGGEGSRYEVETKAQADHSLPYMLAAALADRELGIDAYDRDRIHREDVQTLLRTVEVSEDEALTTRFENGEMPALLHVTLKDGTTYEIEKSGFQGHPTDPMAWEQVEAKFHDLTQGRYDEDHRNDIVETVLQLEQHDVEDLVALLK encoded by the coding sequence ATGGTCGAAACCCAGACGTTCGCCGAGTTCGTGCCCGCCGTCGAGTACGACGCCCTCCCGGACGACGTGGTCGACGAACTGAAAAAACGCGTGCTCGATTCGCTCGGCATCGCGGTGGCCGCCCTCGACGCCGAGACGACAGACACCGTCTTCAGCACCGTCACCGAGTACGGCCGGGACGGGCCCTGTCGGCTGTGGGGCCACCGGGCGCGAGCCAGCCCCGACGAGGCGACGATGCACAACACGAGTCTGGTTCGATACCTCGACTTCATGGACTCGTTCCTCGCCCCCGGGGAGACGCCCCACCCGAGCGACAACATCGCGGCCGCCATCGCCTGCACCGAGGACGCCGCCGGCACCGGGAAGGACCTGCTCGAGGCCATCGGGGTCGCCTACGAGGTGCAGGGCGAACTGGCCTGGAACGCGCCGGTCCGCGACCGCGGCTGGGACCACGTCACCCACACCGTCATCTCGTCGGCCTGCGCCGCCGGGAAGGCCTACGGGTTAGACCCCGACCAGTTGCTGAACGCCATCGGCATCGCCGGCACGGCCCACAACGCCCTCCGGGTGACTCGCACTGGCGGTATCAACGAGTGGAAGGGCGTCGCGAGCGCGAACGCGGCCCGGAACGCCGTCTACGCCACCCGGCTCGCCCGCCACGGGATGGACGGCCCGACGAACCTGTTCGAGGGCCAGAAGGGCTGGCAGCAGGTTATCTCGGGCGACTTCGAGGTCGACCTCGACCCGGGCTGTCCGCGCGTCTTCGACACCATGACCAAGCGCTACGTCGCCGAGACCTATGCCCAATCCGCGGTCGAGGGCATCATCCAGCTCGCCGAGTCCGAGGACATCGACCCCGCACAGGTCGAACGCATCCATCTGGACACCTTCGCGGGCGCGAAGCTCATCATCGGCGGCGGCGAGGGCAGCCGTTACGAGGTCGAGACGAAGGCACAGGCCGACCACTCCCTGCCGTACATGCTGGCGGCCGCGCTGGCCGACCGCGAACTCGGCATCGACGCCTACGACCGCGACCGCATCCACCGCGAGGACGTCCAGACGCTGCTCCGGACCGTCGAGGTCAGCGAGGACGAGGCGTTGACGACGCGGTTCGAGAACGGGGAGATGCCCGCACTGCTCCACGTCACGCTCAAGGACGGGACGACCTACGAGATAGAGAAATCGGGGTTCCAGGGCCACCCGACCGACCCGATGGCCTGGGAGCAGGTTGAGGCGAAGTTCCACGACCTGACCCAGGGACGGTACGACGAGGACCACCGGAACGACATCGTCGAGACGGTGTTGCAACTGGAGCAACACGACGTGGAGGACCTGGTCGCGCTGTTGAAGTAG
- a CDS encoding ABC transporter ATP-binding protein: protein MSADSPADPIDATDRRPGEDPLLSIDSLEAGYETGQVLFGVDMEVYEGERVSLLGRNGAGKTTTMRSVIGTEVPDVRSGSIRFRGEELVGKAPYEVAATGVSLVPEDRRCFPALTVEENIQMAINHAPNPRGREEILESFPELQDMRTKHARNMSGGEQQMLAIARALASNPEMMLLDEPSEGLAPYIVRRIEDIITDINEEEGITVLFVEQNVGMAMAVADRHYILDEGHIVEEVTTDALREDEALRQRYLGV from the coding sequence ATGAGCGCGGACAGTCCTGCAGACCCCATCGACGCCACCGACCGTCGCCCGGGTGAGGACCCGCTGCTCAGCATCGACTCGCTGGAAGCCGGCTACGAGACCGGGCAGGTCCTGTTCGGTGTCGACATGGAGGTGTACGAGGGTGAGCGCGTCTCGCTGCTCGGCCGCAACGGGGCCGGCAAGACCACGACGATGCGCTCGGTCATCGGGACCGAGGTGCCCGACGTTCGGTCGGGGTCCATCCGGTTCCGCGGTGAGGAACTGGTCGGGAAGGCCCCCTACGAGGTCGCAGCCACGGGGGTAAGCCTCGTCCCGGAGGACCGCCGGTGCTTCCCGGCGCTCACCGTCGAGGAGAACATCCAGATGGCCATCAACCACGCGCCGAACCCGCGTGGCCGCGAGGAGATCCTGGAGTCGTTCCCCGAGTTGCAGGACATGCGGACGAAACACGCCCGGAACATGAGCGGGGGCGAACAGCAGATGCTCGCCATCGCCCGGGCGCTCGCGTCGAACCCCGAGATGATGCTGCTCGACGAGCCATCGGAGGGCCTCGCGCCCTACATCGTCCGGCGCATCGAGGACATCATCACGGACATCAACGAGGAGGAGGGTATCACCGTCCTCTTCGTCGAACAGAACGTCGGGATGGCGATGGCGGTCGCAGACCGTCACTACATCCTGGACGAGGGCCACATCGTCGAGGAGGTGACGACCGACGCACTGCGCGAAGACGAAGCGCTCCGCCAGCGCTACCTCGGCGTCTGA
- a CDS encoding Lrp/AsnC family transcriptional regulator — translation MNTQSGDWRASLDDVDARLIDEYQSGFPVTADPFEVVGDDLGVTAAEAFERVTHLRESGVFRRFGPVLNPPVIGSSTLAAVKAPEDRFDEVAGVINGYRQVNHNYRREHEWNMWFVVTAGSRETRDRILTEIEERTGCAVLNLPMLTDYYIDLEFPVVNSDRFARESLESTEVAATRISESARGDLTPFEGDLLLAIQDGFPLSETPYRDLAADLSVEVEDVLAAIERLGENGCIKRIGCIVNHVVTGFSNNCMVVWNVPDDELDERGLAVGELPYVTLCYHRPRRPEHDWSYNLFTMIHGREAEAVDEKVDELASEYLPFEHERLYSTETLKQTGAQYDELV, via the coding sequence ATGAACACGCAGTCGGGTGACTGGCGAGCGAGCCTCGACGACGTGGACGCTCGCCTCATCGACGAGTACCAGTCTGGCTTCCCGGTGACGGCCGACCCCTTCGAGGTCGTCGGGGACGACCTCGGCGTCACCGCGGCCGAAGCGTTCGAGCGCGTGACACACCTCCGGGAGTCGGGGGTGTTCCGCCGGTTCGGCCCGGTGCTGAACCCGCCCGTCATCGGCTCCTCGACGCTGGCCGCTGTCAAGGCCCCCGAGGACCGGTTCGACGAGGTCGCCGGGGTCATCAACGGCTACCGGCAGGTGAACCACAACTACCGCCGCGAACACGAGTGGAACATGTGGTTCGTCGTGACCGCCGGCTCCCGCGAGACCCGCGACAGAATCCTCACCGAGATAGAGGAACGGACGGGGTGTGCGGTGCTGAACCTCCCGATGCTCACCGACTACTACATCGACCTGGAGTTCCCGGTCGTGAACTCGGACCGCTTCGCTCGCGAGAGCCTGGAGTCGACCGAGGTCGCCGCGACCCGCATCTCCGAGAGCGCGAGGGGAGACCTCACCCCCTTCGAGGGCGACCTCCTGCTCGCCATCCAGGACGGTTTCCCGCTCTCAGAGACCCCCTACCGTGACCTCGCGGCCGACCTCTCGGTCGAGGTCGAGGACGTGCTCGCGGCCATCGAGCGGCTCGGAGAGAACGGCTGCATCAAGCGCATCGGCTGCATCGTCAACCACGTCGTCACCGGGTTCTCGAACAACTGCATGGTCGTCTGGAACGTTCCCGACGACGAACTCGACGAGCGCGGGCTGGCAGTCGGCGAACTCCCCTACGTGACGCTGTGTTACCACCGGCCGCGCCGCCCCGAGCACGACTGGTCGTACAACCTGTTCACGATGATTCACGGGCGCGAAGCAGAGGCCGTCGACGAGAAGGTGGACGAACTCGCGAGCGAGTACCTCCCGTTCGAGCACGAGCGGCTCTACTCGACGGAGACGTTGAAACAGACGGGTGCGCAGTACGACGAACTGGTCTGA
- a CDS encoding ABC transporter substrate-binding protein: MPEDGNNSGSTVHRRRYLQALGTGAVAAFAGCADTSDPDTSGGGGGNGNNGGTQGGTQSSGEDMSFKVGVITSQSGSYSFLGQGEVQGAKLAKADLEDEFGVDIELVTADTETDPGTGLERMKRLVNEDQVDFTLGGVSSSVAIKMGNWASDNGVAYMAAGSHSDATTGGKCASNMFRPTCSNSMLANALGTQMADYADSWFVMFADYTWGQTGAKAIKNALKANGATIEGEVGTPFPSQDYTQYLNEAANSGADGLAVVIAGTDQRIVTKQFLNKGMDEDMKMAGPLFEESVFWGIGKEAASAAGLWATPWAASSPTTDLGESVKQRIASEFGASPFSRHFMGYTSMDQLTRAAIRAGSKDAADIRGALEGHELEHKLKQGKMYFRADDHQLIQPVSTVQAREQSEMQDDPYKSWFKHTSKTPGDEVAREPSETGCSL; encoded by the coding sequence ATGCCAGAAGACGGCAACAACAGTGGTAGCACGGTGCACAGACGGCGGTACCTGCAGGCACTCGGTACCGGGGCAGTCGCAGCGTTCGCTGGCTGTGCGGACACGAGCGATCCCGACACCAGCGGCGGTGGTGGTGGGAACGGTAACAACGGCGGCACGCAGGGTGGCACGCAGTCCAGTGGGGAGGACATGTCGTTCAAGGTGGGTGTGATCACCTCGCAGTCCGGCTCGTACTCCTTCCTCGGGCAGGGCGAAGTACAGGGCGCGAAGCTCGCGAAGGCCGACCTCGAAGACGAGTTCGGCGTCGACATCGAGCTCGTCACGGCGGACACCGAGACCGACCCAGGGACCGGTCTCGAACGCATGAAGCGCCTCGTCAACGAGGACCAGGTCGACTTCACGCTCGGTGGGGTCTCCTCCTCGGTCGCCATCAAGATGGGTAACTGGGCGTCGGACAACGGCGTCGCGTACATGGCAGCCGGGTCGCACTCCGACGCGACGACGGGTGGCAAGTGCGCCTCGAACATGTTCCGCCCGACGTGTTCGAACTCCATGCTGGCGAACGCGCTCGGCACCCAGATGGCGGACTACGCCGACTCGTGGTTCGTCATGTTCGCGGACTACACGTGGGGCCAGACCGGTGCGAAGGCCATCAAGAACGCCCTGAAGGCCAACGGGGCGACCATCGAGGGCGAGGTCGGCACGCCGTTCCCCTCGCAGGACTACACGCAGTACCTCAACGAGGCGGCGAACTCCGGCGCGGACGGCCTCGCGGTCGTCATCGCCGGGACCGACCAGCGCATCGTCACCAAACAGTTCCTCAACAAGGGCATGGACGAGGACATGAAGATGGCCGGGCCGCTGTTCGAGGAGTCCGTCTTCTGGGGCATCGGGAAGGAGGCCGCCTCGGCCGCCGGCCTGTGGGCCACGCCGTGGGCCGCGTCCTCACCGACGACCGACCTCGGCGAGAGCGTGAAGCAGCGCATCGCCAGCGAGTTCGGCGCGTCGCCGTTCTCCCGGCACTTCATGGGCTACACCTCGATGGACCAGCTCACCCGCGCGGCCATCCGCGCCGGCTCGAAGGACGCCGCCGACATCCGTGGCGCACTCGAGGGCCACGAACTCGAGCACAAGCTCAAGCAGGGCAAGATGTACTTCCGGGCCGACGACCACCAGCTCATCCAGCCGGTGTCGACGGTCCAGGCCAGGGAGCAGTCCGAGATGCAGGACGACCCCTACAAGAGCTGGTTCAAGCACACGAGCAAGACGCCCGGTGACGAGGTCGCCCGCGAGCCCAGCGAGACGGGCTGCAGCCTGTAG
- a CDS encoding phosphosulfolactate synthase, producing MARAFDFLHINDRPEKPRDRGITEIRGPYYDPMGPRELRDILETMGEYVDIYKFSGGSFALMPEKAVKELIETCHEFDVMVSTGGFVENVLVRDNDLVDRYIEEAKNLGFDIVEISSGFLAIDTDDLVALTETVANYGLKPKPEINVQFGAGGASSVEELESEAAIDPTSAIREAERHLEAGAYKIMVESEGITERVREWRTDVAFQIANEVGIENCVFEAADPPVFEWYIKNFGPNVNLFVDNSQIVELECMRSGLWGKKTSWGRTASYRKE from the coding sequence ATGGCTCGCGCCTTCGACTTCCTGCACATCAACGACCGCCCGGAGAAACCCCGCGACCGCGGCATCACCGAGATTCGCGGGCCGTACTACGACCCGATGGGGCCCCGCGAGTTGCGGGACATCCTTGAGACGATGGGCGAGTACGTGGACATCTACAAGTTCTCGGGCGGGTCGTTCGCCCTGATGCCCGAGAAGGCAGTGAAAGAACTCATCGAGACCTGCCACGAGTTCGACGTGATGGTCTCGACCGGCGGGTTCGTCGAGAACGTCCTCGTCCGCGATAACGACCTCGTGGACCGCTACATCGAGGAGGCGAAGAACCTCGGCTTCGACATCGTGGAGATCTCGTCGGGCTTCCTCGCCATCGACACCGACGACCTCGTCGCCCTGACCGAGACAGTCGCGAACTACGGGCTGAAACCGAAGCCCGAGATCAACGTCCAGTTCGGGGCCGGTGGTGCCTCCAGCGTCGAGGAACTGGAGAGCGAGGCGGCCATCGACCCGACGAGCGCCATCCGCGAGGCCGAGCGCCACCTGGAGGCCGGCGCGTACAAGATAATGGTCGAGTCCGAGGGCATCACCGAGCGGGTGCGAGAATGGCGGACCGACGTGGCCTTCCAGATCGCCAACGAGGTCGGCATCGAGAACTGCGTGTTCGAGGCCGCGGACCCGCCGGTGTTCGAGTGGTACATCAAGAACTTCGGGCCGAACGTGAACCTGTTCGTCGATAACTCCCAGATCGTCGAGCTGGAGTGCATGCGCTCTGGCCTGTGGGGGAAGAAGACCTCGTGGGGGCGGACCGCGAGCTACCGGAAGGAATAG
- a CDS encoding branched-chain amino acid ABC transporter permease, producing the protein MSDDAPDLASDGEGYGTGMGEATDRSLLWEFRIPLALIALVFVLRPVVAHEWVLGYGNIATTILIWMIFVAGFNLLLGFTGVLSFGHAMFLGIGMYSTAIGLSKFGIPWFLGTVIGLVATAAVAFGIGKIIAEKGEIYFAMLTIAFGEAFYYVVNQNPGGLTEGSDGISSNTLPAWILADRGDKFVSFVGIPDFDWYWLVAIFFVVATVGLWQLLRSPFGRTLRAIRENEELARAMGIDTTRYKVYAFTISALFASLAGSLLEINDQGAVLETFHWTTSGDAVLMSVLGGMNYFAGPFAGVFVWLGSEDYLTDFELLQLPLSEFALVTLNVEPYMEHWKFLLGLLFVLIILSSPREGCGVA; encoded by the coding sequence ATGAGCGACGACGCGCCCGACCTCGCCTCCGACGGCGAAGGTTACGGGACCGGCATGGGCGAGGCCACCGACAGGAGCCTCCTCTGGGAGTTCCGTATCCCGCTCGCGCTCATCGCGCTGGTGTTCGTCCTCCGGCCGGTCGTGGCCCACGAGTGGGTACTGGGCTACGGCAACATCGCGACGACCATCCTCATCTGGATGATATTCGTCGCCGGGTTCAACCTGCTGCTGGGGTTCACCGGCGTGCTCTCGTTCGGGCACGCGATGTTCCTCGGTATCGGGATGTACTCGACGGCCATCGGGCTCTCGAAGTTCGGCATCCCGTGGTTCCTCGGGACCGTCATCGGCCTCGTCGCAACCGCCGCGGTCGCGTTCGGCATCGGGAAGATCATCGCCGAGAAGGGCGAAATATACTTCGCGATGCTCACCATCGCGTTCGGGGAGGCGTTCTACTACGTCGTCAACCAGAACCCCGGCGGGCTCACGGAGGGGTCGGACGGCATCTCCAGTAACACCCTGCCGGCGTGGATACTCGCGGACCGGGGCGACAAGTTCGTCTCGTTCGTTGGTATCCCCGACTTCGACTGGTACTGGCTCGTCGCGATATTCTTCGTCGTGGCGACGGTCGGCCTCTGGCAGCTGCTCCGGTCGCCGTTCGGCCGGACGCTCCGGGCCATCCGCGAGAACGAGGAACTCGCCCGCGCCATGGGTATCGACACGACGCGCTACAAGGTGTACGCGTTCACCATCTCGGCGCTGTTCGCCTCGCTGGCGGGCTCGCTGCTCGAGATCAACGACCAGGGTGCGGTCCTGGAGACGTTCCACTGGACGACCTCCGGCGACGCCGTCCTGATGTCGGTGCTCGGCGGGATGAACTACTTCGCCGGGCCGTTCGCCGGCGTGTTCGTCTGGCTGGGGAGCGAGGACTACCTGACCGACTTCGAGCTGTTGCAGCTCCCGCTGTCGGAGTTCGCGCTCGTCACCCTGAACGTCGAACCGTACATGGAGCACTGGAAGTTCCTGCTCGGCCTGCTGTTCGTGCTCATCATCCTCTCCTCGCCCCGCGAGGGCTGTGGGGTGGCCTGA